In the genome of Synchiropus splendidus isolate RoL2022-P1 chromosome 13, RoL_Sspl_1.0, whole genome shotgun sequence, the window GTCTCTGACCTCCATCTGTGTTGTGATACGGATCTGTGTTGTGTCAGTGTTGTATCACTGACCTTCATCGGTGTTATGATACTGATCTTCATCATTGTTGTGATACTGACCTTCATCAGTGTTGTGATACTGATCTTCATCATTGTTGTGATACTGACCTTCATCATTGTTGTGTCTCTGACCTCCATCGGTGTTGTGATACTGACCTTCATCAATGTTGTGTCTTTGACCTCCATCAGTGTTGTGATACTGACCTCCATCAATGTTGTGTCTCTGACCTCCATCAGTGTTGTGATACTGATCTGTGTTGTGTCAGTGTTGTATCACTGATCTTCATCAGTGTTGTGATACTGATCTGTGTTGTGTCAGTGTTGTATCACTGATCTTCATCAGTGTTGTGATACTGATCTGTGTTGTGTCAGTGTTGTATCACTGACCTTCATCAGTGTTGTGATACTGACCTTCATCAATGTTGTGTCTCTGACCTCCATCAGTGTTGTGATACTGATCTGTGTTGTGTCAGTGTTGTATCACTGACCTTCATCAGTGTTGTGTCTCTGACCTCCATCAGTGTTGTGATACTGATCTGTGTTGTGTCAGTGTTGTATCACTGACCTTCATCAGTGTTGTGTCTCTGACCTCCATCAGTGTTGTGATACTGATCTGTGTTGTGTCAGTGTTGTATCACTGACCTTCATCAGTGTTGTGTCTCTGACCTCCATCAGTGTTGTGATACTGATCTGTGTTGTGTCAGTGTTGTATCACTGACCTTCATCAGTGTTGTGTCTCTGACCTCCATCAGTGTTGTGATACTGACCTTCATCAGTGTTGTGTTATTGATCTGTGTTGTGTCAGTGTTGTATCACTGACCTTCATCAATGTTGTGTCTCTGACCTCCATCTGTGTTGTGATACGGATCTGTGTTGTGTCAGTGTTGTATCACTGACCTTCATCGGTGTTATGATACTGATCTTCATCATTGTTGTGATACTGACCTTCACCAGTGTTGTGATACTGACCTTCATCAGTGTTGTGTTACTGACCTTCATCATTGTTGTGATACTGACCTTCATCATCGCACCACTAGTCACTAATCGTTGCATAGACAAGTGCTGACTGTGGTCCTTCTTGTCCACAGCACAGATCCTTAATCTTTGGACTGTACGGTGGTTTGGCAGTCCTGGTCACCATGGGATGGACCTTCATGGCGCTGGTTCTGTCTCACTGCATCATACTCTACAGCGTCGCTCTGGTCAAGAGGAAGTGGTTGTGTTTTGCTGCCGGACTGGCGACGCTGGCCTCCATCAAGCTGGAGCCCTATAACTCCTGGCAGGTCAGTCTCGCTGACTGTTGTGAGTGGTGAAACATCTAACTTGGGTGGTGCGACAGGAAGCCCTGGTGACTGGCTCCTTCGACCTGCAAGACATCCTCTTCTACTGCGGCTGCGGCTTCAGCATCATGCGGTGTATGAGCTTTGCTTTGGAGAACTGTGAGAGGAAAGAAGGAAACTACAAGTTCTGCGACCTGCTCAAGTACAACTTCTACCTcccctttttcttctttggtcCCATCATGACCTTCGACAGATATCACGATCAGGTTTGAAGGCAGAtatgtgatcatgtgaccacacgTATTAGCATGACCTCCTCATGTATCCAGGCAAACAACACCAAACTGACCCGCAAAGACAGAGAACTGTGGAACATCACCTCGAAGGCCTTGTTGCACCTCGCTGTCATCTTGGTAGTGGACGTCTTCTTCCACTACCTCTACATCCTGACCATCCCCAGTGACATGAAGCTGGTCACCAAGCTGTCTGACTGGAGTCTGGGTGAGCTGGGAATGTACTGAAGACCCAACATCACATTCTCAAGTCACTCATTGCACCTTGTCTGTCAGCTGGTCTGGCTTATTCCAACCTGGTGTATGACTGGGTGAAGGCGGCTGTAATGTTTGGTGTCATCAACACCGTGGCCACTCTGGATCACCTGGACCCCCCTCAGCCGCCCAAGTGCATCACCATGCTCTACGTCTTCGCTGAGACGTAAGTGTCCAGCTCAGACCAGGCTGCATGATCAATAAAGAGAAGTGAGTCCTGAtgtggatttttgttttcagtcacttCGACCGAGGCATCAACGACTGGCTCTgcaagtgagtgtgtgtacaacactgtgtgtgttttgaccaCATTTGGCTCACGATGCATCTGTGCTGCTGTGTCACAGGTATGTTTACGACTACATCGGAGGAAATCATGATCAGATCTTCAAGGAGCTGCTGGCCACCATCTGCACGTTCTCCATCACCACTCTCTGGCTCGGCCCGTGCGAGCTGGTCTACATCTGGTCCTTCTTCAACTGCTTCGGCCTCAACTTTGAGCTCTGGGTGGCCAAGTTTTTCTCATTTCCCCCATTTTCTACAATTGAGGTGAGAACGCGATCGCCACCTCCTGATGATGCACTACAGactctgttttgtttctgctaCTTCAGAAGAGAACTTGGAAGAAACAATCTCAGATTCTCCCTTCATAGGGCCTAGTGACATTATTGAGATGGTGAGCCACAAAGACTGTGGTGGGTAACAAGCAATTTTCTCACAAGAATAgattataaatgtcaaaaaagttTCTGGAAACTTTTCAAATATTGATGCAAATGGATGGGAAATAAAGACAATGAAATAAGTCTTTCTAGTGAGTCAGTGACATGCATATTTTGAAATTTcctgttaaatatatttaaataaataaaaaaaatattcttgatGTAGGACTAAACTGATA includes:
- the LOC128769256 gene encoding protein-cysteine N-palmitoyltransferase HHAT-like protein isoform X2, whose protein sequence is MGIKAALPRYELYLYTAVLTGALIWAGSWIFEASSENVNRKAFKESVKPGWHYFGRKMDVADFEWMMWFSTFRNHILFALTGHVIFAKIFSLVASKHRSLIFGLYGGLAVLVTMGWTFMALVLSHCIILYSVALVKRKWLCFAAGLATLASIKLEPYNSWQEALVTGSFDLQDILFYCGCGFSIMRCMSFALENCERKEGNYKFCDLLKYNFYLPFFFFGPIMTFDRYHDQANNTKLTRKDRELWNITSKALLHLAVILVVDVFFHYLYILTIPSDMKLVTKLSDWSLAGLAYSNLVYDWVKAAVMFGVINTVATLDHLDPPQPPKCITMLYVFAETHFDRGINDWLCKYVYDYIGGNHDQIFKELLATICTFSITTLWLGPCELVYIWSFFNCFGLNFELWVAKFFSFPPFSTIEGAMGEAMSRRIRGVFNAANFWAIVLYNVLSLNSLEFAKLVGRRLIFKGFPLSSLSVLLVTYCGVQLVKERERRQALLEEAEKKDKVE
- the LOC128769256 gene encoding protein-cysteine N-palmitoyltransferase HHAT-like protein isoform X1 — encoded protein: MGIKAALPRYELYLYTAVLTGALIWAGSWIFEASSENVNRKAFKESVKPGWHYFGRKMDVADFEWMMWFSTFRNHILFALTGHVIFAKIFSLVASKTGIDGCKHRSLIFGLYGGLAVLVTMGWTFMALVLSHCIILYSVALVKRKWLCFAAGLATLASIKLEPYNSWQEALVTGSFDLQDILFYCGCGFSIMRCMSFALENCERKEGNYKFCDLLKYNFYLPFFFFGPIMTFDRYHDQANNTKLTRKDRELWNITSKALLHLAVILVVDVFFHYLYILTIPSDMKLVTKLSDWSLAGLAYSNLVYDWVKAAVMFGVINTVATLDHLDPPQPPKCITMLYVFAETHFDRGINDWLCKYVYDYIGGNHDQIFKELLATICTFSITTLWLGPCELVYIWSFFNCFGLNFELWVAKFFSFPPFSTIEGAMGEAMSRRIRGVFNAANFWAIVLYNVLSLNSLEFAKLVGRRLIFKGFPLSSLSVLLVTYCGVQLVKERERRQALLEEAEKKDKVE
- the LOC128769256 gene encoding protein-cysteine N-palmitoyltransferase HHAT-like protein isoform X3, producing the protein MGIKAALPRYELYLYTAVLTGALIWAGSWIFEASSENVNRKAFKESVKPGWHYFGRKMDVADFEWMMWFSTFRNHILFALTGHVIFAKIFSLVASKTGIDGCKHRSLIFGLYGGLAVLVTMGWTFMALVLSHCIILYSVALVKRKWLCFAAGLATLASIKLEPYNSWQEALVTGSFDLQDILFYCGCGFSIMRCMSFALENCERKEGNYKFCDLLKYNFYLPFFFFGPIMTFDRYHDQANNTKLTRKDRELWNITSKALLHLAVILVVDVFFHYLYILTIPSDMKLVTKLSDWSLAGLAYSNLVYDWVKAAVMFGVINTVATLDHLDPPQPPKCITMLYVFAETHFDRGINDWLCKYVYDYIGGNHDQIFKELLATICTFSITTLWLGPCELVYIWSFFNCFGLNFELWVAKFFSFPPFSTIEKRTWKKQSQILPS
- the LOC128769256 gene encoding protein-cysteine N-palmitoyltransferase HHAT-like protein isoform X4, which encodes MDHRSLIFGLYGGLAVLVTMGWTFMALVLSHCIILYSVALVKRKWLCFAAGLATLASIKLEPYNSWQEALVTGSFDLQDILFYCGCGFSIMRCMSFALENCERKEGNYKFCDLLKYNFYLPFFFFGPIMTFDRYHDQANNTKLTRKDRELWNITSKALLHLAVILVVDVFFHYLYILTIPSDMKLVTKLSDWSLAGLAYSNLVYDWVKAAVMFGVINTVATLDHLDPPQPPKCITMLYVFAETHFDRGINDWLCKYVYDYIGGNHDQIFKELLATICTFSITTLWLGPCELVYIWSFFNCFGLNFELWVAKFFSFPPFSTIEGAMGEAMSRRIRGVFNAANFWAIVLYNVLSLNSLEFAKLVGRRLIFKGFPLSSLSVLLVTYCGVQLVKERERRQALLEEAEKKDKVE